The Deltaproteobacteria bacterium genomic interval GCGGAGCTGGAACGGCTGGGCATCGCCGTGACCCACGGGCTGGAGGGCGTCGGGAGCAACTTCCAGGACCACGCCACCGTCCACGTGACCTTCGAGGCCAACAGGGAATTCGAAGTGGACTGGACCCTGCCGCGGCTTCGCCTCATGGCGCGGACCCCGGGCGTTGACTACGGAGACTTCAGCGTAACGCTGCGCCCCCCCACCAAGATCGAGGGCGTGGGCTCGCTCCCGCCCCTGTCCCTTCAACTGCTGGAGCAGACCGGCTCCGGACGGATTCGCCTCAACACCCTGGACGCCAGGGATTTTCCCGCCATCGAAACGGGCATGTTGAAGGACCCCAAGGACATCGAGAAGGCGATGGCGGCCATGGAGTTCATCCGTGACCTCGCCCGCACCGGGCCGATGCGAGAGTTCTACGGCGCGATACGCAACCCCGCGCCCGACGAAGATTGGGCGACCTTCGCCCGTTCCACCTACGACAGCTACCACCACGGCTCCGGCACCTGCAGGATGGGACCCGCGGACGACCCCGCCTCGGTGGTGGACCAACGCCTGCGCGTCCACGGATTGGACAACCTGTGGGTGGCCGACGCCTCGGTCATGCCCGAGGTGGTGCGCGCCAACACCAACGCCACGGTGTACGTGATCGGGGAGCGACTGGCGGAATTCTTGAGGAGCGCGGCGTAGGGGACGGCGGGAACCGACGGTGGGGTGCGCTGACGGGCGGGTTTGAAACTTGGTGGTCGCGGACGCCGATCTTCGCCGCGGTATTCTAGCGGGCGACCACCGTTGACTGATGTCGACTACCTGGACTACCACTAGAAAGGCAATGTCCATGCTCATGCACGATCCGCCCCATCCGGGCGCATTCATCCGGCGCCAGTGCCTCGAACCCCTGGGGCTAACGGTGACCGAGGCCGCGAAGGGGCTCGCGGTATCGCGCAACACGCTGTCCCTGCTGCTCAACGGCCGCCTGGGCATATCCCCCGAAATGGCCATCCGGTTGTCGGAGGCCTTCGGCGGCAGCCCCGAGAGCTGGCTGACCCAGCAGATGCAGTACGACCTCTGGCACGCGCAGCATGACCGCAAGCCGGTCGAGGTCAGGAGGTTCGCCACCGCCTGACCGCCGGGCACCGCATTGACGGAGAACCGTGTCGCTCAACTACTCGCTGAGATCCAGCAACACCCCGTCCGGGTCCGCCATGGCGTGCTGGCCGATGACGCAGCCTTCGAGGTCGGCGCGGGTCATGGGGCCGAAGCGGCCGGCGTCGAGGTTGGCGGGGGCGGACTCGGGGGCGGACTCGCTCAGCTCCTCGATTTCCTTCCGCGTCCGCTCCAGGTTCTCGACGCGAAACCCGATGTGGTCCAGCCCCTCGCGCATGCCCCGGTAGAGCGCGTTGTCGCACGGGCGCACCAACAGCTCCACCTGCCCGTCGGTGACACGGAAGCTGCCGTCGGGACCGGGCGCCTCGCCGGCGTCGAGCTCGAAGACCTTGTGGTAGAACTCGGCGACCCGCTCGGGTTGCTTGGAGCGGATGGAGATGTGGCTGACCTGGCGCGGCTGGTCCCAGCCGTCTTCCAGGTAGCCCTCGCGCACCTTGGCGACGCCCTTCTGGGAAATGTCGTACTGGGTGCCGCAGGGGTCGGTGCCGCGAGAAACGGAGAAGGGCACGTGGGGCAGGCTCTTGGCCACCAGCAGCTCCGGGTAGTCGTTGCGCATGCGCTCGAGCACCAGGGGTATCTCCTCCACCTCGAAGCCGAAGTGGTCGAGCCCGGACTGGTTTCCCGGATGCTTCTGCAGCATGGCGAAGCCGATGACGCCGTCGCTGATGTGGCCGCGGTTGGGGTTGTAGTTGCCCTTCTCGTCGGTCATGCCGGTGGTGATCTTCTTCATGCCGAAGATGGTCTGATAGAACCTGGCCATCCGGTCCCAGTTCTCGGTGTTGAGGGCGATGTGCCGGATGCGTGTCTTCATGGTGAACCTCCCGCCCCGGAAATGGTGCGCTCCACGGGACGCCACTGGAATCGAACATTTCGGCACGGGTGTCAAGCGGCGCCCGCCGCGCTCCACGTGCCATTGGTCGCGCTTCCCCGTCGGCGTAGTGTTGCGTGCGGCATATCTCCCCTGTCCCAGCCCTCGTCCGTTGTGGTATAAGGCAACCATTTCCAGCACGGAGGAGTTCGACGCATGAAATTCTGCACCTATGACGCGAGGCAGGCGGGAGTGGTGGTGGACGACAAGGTCTATGCCGTGGGCGCGGCCATGGTGGCGGCCGGTATCCTCAAGGAGGGCTACACCATGGTCCAGGTCATCGAAGCGATGACCGGCAACCCGGACGCCCCGGCCTGTGTCGACGAATGCATCCGGTCCGGCGAGTCAACGCCCCTGGACCAGGTGACCCTGCGCGCGCCCGTCGACAACCCCACGTCACTGTGGGCCGCGGCCGCCAACTACATGGACCACCGAAAGGAGATGGAGTCCCGCATGGGCGGGGGGCACCAGGAGCTGCCGGACAAGGACGACCACATGTCCCAGGACTTCCTGAAGCCGGTGTCGTCCATCATCGGTCCGGGTGGCACCGTGATCATCCCCAAGGTGTCGCACGACGTGGATTTCGAGTGCGAGCTGTGCGTGGTCATCGGCAAGACGGCGCGGAAGGTCACCGAAGAGGACGCCCTGGACTACGTCTTCGGCTACACCATCTGCTGGGACATCAGCCAGCGGGACCCCTGGGGCCGCGGCAAGCAGAACACCCGCAACATCCGCAAGGGTTTCGACACCTTCAGTCCGCAGGGGCCCTGGATCGTCACCGCGGACGAGATTCCGGAGCCGCAGGATCTCAACCTCAGGGCGTGGCACAACGGCGAGCAGGTGATGACCGCCCACACCAGCGACATGATCTGCGGCGTGCGCGACCACATCCGGTTCCTGTCGAACGTGGTGACACTCCGGCCCGGCGACCTCATCACCACCGGAACGCCGGCGGGCGTGCACACGCTGCTGGACGGCGACAAGCTGCGGGGCGAGATCGAGAGGGTCGGCGTGATGGAATTGAACGTCATAGCGGAGGCCTGAAGGGCCTCCGCTATGGTAGCCGAGGTTACCCGAACCCTTCTCGAACGAGGATTTACCGCACGGGAGGTACCCATGAAATCGATCATTGGAGCAGCAACGACCCTTTTGGCCCTGTTGGTGGCGCTCGCCATGGCGACGCCGGTCCAGGCCGAGTTTCCCGACAAGAACCTGAACTGGATCGTGCAGTTTCCGCCGGGCGGCGGTTATGACGCCATGAGCCGCGCGCTGGCGCGCAGCATCAACAAGCAGTTGCCCAAGGGCACCAACGTCATCGTCAAGAACGTAACCGGCGCCGGCGGGCGGCGCGGCGCCGTCAGCCTCTACCGCGCCAAGCCCGACGGCTACACCGTGGGCGTGCTCGACATGCTCGGTCTGGTGACGGCGCAGATCCAGGCCGGCGCCGGCAAGACCATCTACGACCTCGAGAAGTTCGAGTACATCGCGCGCATGGGCAACGAGCCCTACACCATCTTCGTCAGCGGGAAATCGCCCCACAAGACGCTGGACGACCTCAAGAAACTCGACCGGCTGCCCTGGGGGTCGGAGGGAATCGGCTCCGGACGCTGGCTGCCCAGCTTCCTGGCGGCCCGCAGCCTGGGGCTCAAGTTCCAGTTGGTGACGGGCTACCGCGGCACCGGCGATAGCGTGCCCGGCCTGATGCGCGGGGATTTCGTGACCTGGCTCAACCCCAGTGAGCACTCCACCGTGGGGCCGCTGGCGCGCGACGGCAACCTTCGCTGCATCGTCCACCTGGGCGCCAAGCGCTCCTGGGCGTGTCCGGATACGCCCACGGCCAAGGAGCTGGGCATCGACCACATCAACGAGATCGTCCGCTTGGTGGCCATTCCTCCCGGGGTGCCGCGGGACCGCGCCAAGAAGCTGGAGGAGATCGTCGTCAAGGCCATGGACGACCCGGATTACCGCAACTGGGCCAAGTCCAGCGGCACCGCCATCAACCCGGGGGACGCGGCCGCCTCGGTGGCGACGTACAAGAACCTCATGGGCATGGTGAACCGGGAGGCGGACGCCATCCGGGCGGCGCTCAAGAAGTAGCAAAGCCATTCGCGCGGCAAACGCCCGCGCCGGCCGGGCGCGGGCAAAGGACGGAGGTTCCCATGCCCGGCGTCATAGACGCAGATACGCACATATCCGAGTCGACGGGGATGTGGGAGCTCATGGAGCCCTCCATGTACCCCCGCCGGCCGGTGATGACCGAGGTACCCGACGACACCGTGTACGCGGACATCAACGTCCTGTGGCTGATCGACGGCAACGTCTTTCCCAAGCCCGCCGGCCGCGGCGGCTTCCGTTTGGTGACGCCGTCCCGCGCCAAGGGGCAGGTACAGCGCCAGGACGTCCTCATCGCGTGCCGCGAGATCACCGACGTGCCGGCGCGGCTGGCGGACATGGACAGGCTGGGCGTGGACGTGCAGGTCATCTACCCCACCCTGTTCCTGGTCTACCTCACCGACGACGCGGAACTGGAGACCGCCCTGTGCCGCGCCTACAACGACTGGATGGCGGACGTCTGGTCCAAGTCCGGGGGGCGGCTCCGCTGGGTGGTGGTGCCGCCGCTCCACTCCATGGACGCCTCGCTGGAGGAGATGCGCAAGGGCAAGGCCACCGGCGCGGCGGGCGTCACCTTGCGCGGCCTGGAGAGCGACCGGAGCATCGCGGAGCCGTACTTCTTTCCGCTGTATGAGGAAGCCGAGAAGCTCGACCTGCCCATCTGCATCCACACCGGGTCGGGCTCCCGTACCCTGCTCAACCTTTTCGACCTGGCCGTCAGCTCGGTGTTCGCCAACCAGGTCATCCTGCCGCTGTTCGCGTTCCGCGACATCGTCGCCAACCACCTGCCGGCGCGCTACCCCGGCCTGCGCTTCGGCTTCATCGAGGCCAAGGCGAGCTGGATACCCTACCTGCTGCACGTGCTCCGGCGCGAGTCCCGGGCCGCGGTCGCGGGCGGTCGAAAGGGCATCCAGCGACCCCGGTGGAAGCACGAGACCCACGTGGAGCTGTTCCAGGATTATCGCATCTACGTCGCCTGCGAGGCGGACGAAGACCTGTCCTACCTGCTCAACTACACCGGCGAGGACAACCTCCTCATCGGCTCGGACTACGGCCACACCGACCCGGCCAACGAACCGCGCATGGTGGACGTCATGCGCCAGCGCGACGACCTCCCGGCGGGCGTCATCGAGAAGATCCTGGTGGACAACCCGAAGGCGTTCTACGGCCTCTGACGCGGCGGTCCGACCGGCGAAGCCGGTTGTGGCGCAACGCGCGCCACTTCCAGTCGGAGATGACCCCACATGTACTCTCTCGAAGGACACAGTGCCATCATCACCGGCGGCGCCAGCGGCATCGGTCTCGCCACCGTCCGGCTGCTGGCGGAAGCCGGCGCCAACGTCGTCATCGCCGACATCAATGAAGAGGCCGGCGCGCGAATGGTGGAGGAACTGACGGGAAAAGGCGTGGGTGCGCTGTTCGTCAGGACCGACGTCACGCAGGGCGACGACGTGGACGCGCTGATCCGCGCCACCACGGCCCGGTTCGGCTCGCTGCAGATCGTGATGCCGTTCGCCGGCATCGGCCTCGAGAAGCTCGCTCTGGAAACCACCCGCGAGGAATGGGACCGCATGATCGCCATCAACCTCACCGGCAGTTTCCTGGTGATGCAGGCGGCGGGCACGGTCATGGCGGAGGCGGGTTACGGCCGCATCGTGGCCATGGCGTCCGTCTCCGGCATGCGCGGCGGCACCGGGCGCACCGCCTACGGCGCCACCAAGGGCGCCATGATCACCATGACCCGCGTCATGGCCCTGGAGTTGGCCGAAACCGGAGTGACCGTGAACGCGCTGGCGCCGGGCCCGGTGGACACCGCGCTGACCCGGAAGATGTACGACGACGAGACTCGCCGGGCCTATGACCGGGCCATTCCCATGCGTCGTTTCGCCATGCCGGAAGAAGTGGCGCACGCGGCGCTGTTTCTGGCCCTGCCGCAGTCCGGCTACATCACCGGCATCACCCTTCCGGTGGACGGCGGCTTCTCCTCGAGCGGCGTCATCAAGCGGAGTTGAACGGCCCGGGAAACGAGGCCGGAAGAAGTTCCGCGCGCCCTGACGGGGTCAGAGCTTGTAGAAAGCGAGGCCGTTCTCGCGCAGGATCTTCCGCTTGACGGCCTCGGAGACGTCGGTCCGTTCGCGCATCTCTTCGATGCCCGTCTCGCGCGCCTCGGCATGGGGGATGTCGCCTTCGATGAGGATCTGGTCCTCCCCTACCATCTCGATCACCTGGGGCAGCAGCGGCTCCTCCGCCTCGCAGGTGACGTAGACCCGGCCTTCCTTGAGATATTCGCTGGGCGGCTTCTTCGAACGGTTTCCCAGCATCGAGACCACCGGATGGTAGTGGTCCATCCGTCCCACCATGTAGGGGATCCACTCGGAGCCGGCCTCCAGGAAGGCCACCCGCAGCTTGGGGAAGCGGTCCAGCACGCCGCCGCCCAGGATGCTGAAGAAGCCCATGAGCACGGGCAGCGTGAAGCTCAGGATCAACGCGGCGTAGGGGTCCTCGCAGGTCTGGGTCAGGCCCGGAGCGCTCCAGCCGGTGTGGATGCACACCGGCAGGTCCGCCTCGCAGGCCGCCGCGTAGAACGGCGAAAGGTCGGGGTGGTGCAGCAGGGTCTGGCCCGCGGTGCCGCCGATCATCAGTCCCACGGCGCCCATCTCCCGGGCGCGCCGAACTTCCGCGACGCACGCTTCGCGGTCGCGCATGGGAATGACCGCGGCCCACTTGAGCCGGTCCGGGCGCTCGCCGCAGCGCTGCGCGATCCAGGTGTTGTAGCTGCGCATCAGCGCGGCTTCCAGGCGCGGGTCCTCGGTGAGCCGATGGAAGAGAATCGACGAATAGATCACCTGGATGTCGATGCCGAAGGCGTCCAGGTCCCTGATCCGGGCGTCGATGTCGGTCATGCCCTGGCTGCCGATGTCGAAGATCTTGTCCCGGGCGAACTTCATCTCCAGCGGGGTGCCGCTGAAGGTCGTGCCGGACCCCCAAAAGCCGGGGGTGGATCTGACCGTCGATCAGCCACCACGCGTCGATGTGCGCGTGGGTGGCCAAGCCCTCCCCCTGGACCACGATGGGCCTCCGGTGCCGAAACTCGTCATCCAGGAAATCCCAGGTCTCCGGCACTTCCATGACGTGCGAATCCGCGTCGACGACATCGATGGCGCGCATTGTGTGTCCTCCGCGTGTGTTCTATCCCCAATTCCCGAGGGGACGGCTTCACGGGGCACTATCGGCCAGATGCACCGCTGCTGTCAACGGCGCATCCCCAATGAGGGGTCGGCTTGCGTTTGCAGGGCTTTGCAGGGAAGGGAGGCACCCGGCAAGGCTCGCGGTGCCTGGTGGGACGTTGTGAGGAACGTCGATTCAGTTGCCCTCGCGTGGGGGCTTTCCAGCGTCACAGACGGCCAGCACCATTGCATCGTCGTCGCCCCCCGCCGCGAAACCGTGGGGTATGCGCCCGTCGAAATGCACCGACTCCCCGGTTTGCAGGAGAATGGCGCTGTAGGGTTCCATGTAGAATTTCAGAGGGCCGTTGACCACGTAGACGAACGCCTCCCCGGCGCGGCCGCGCAGGACCGTCGGCTCGTGGGACTCCTTGGCCACGCGGAGCAACATCGGCTGAAGGGCCTTTTGAGCCAACTCTCCGCTCAGCAGACAGTATTGGTCCCGGGCCTCCTCGTACCGAATCCCGTCACCCTCCCGGTTCACGGCCCGCGAGCCATGCGCGAAGTTGGCGAAGCTCCCGCCCCTCAACAGTTCCGACAGATCCAGTCCGATGCCCTCGCACAAACGGATCAGCACATCGAAGTTCGGCGAGGTCTGGTTATTCTCTATCTTGGACAAGGTGGAGACCGCGATCCCCGTCCTCTCCGCAACCGCCGCAAGCGTCCAGTCGTTCTCCCGCCTGATACGCCGAAGCAGCTTACTGAGTTGACTGGCCCGTTCTACCCTCGACATTGCCTTGACCATCTCTCCGCGAGTTCCATCCCGGCGGTGGCGCGTCCCCGCTGGTCTCGATCGCTACTATGGAAAAATCCTATTTGTCGAAACAAATACGCCTTTTGTTGGTGTTATTTTCCTTTACGTTCTAGGTCGCCAAATCCTGCGCCACGTATTTCTTTTCCGTCAACACGACGTCCGATTGCGAAACCACGAGCACCAACGCGTCCCCTTCCCCTTCCGCGACGGTCGCATGAAGCATGCGTGCGTCGAAATGCACGGATTCCCCGGTCTTCAAGACGATCGCACGATAAGGCTCCATGAAGAACCTCACGGAACCGCAAAGCACGTAGACAAACTCCTCGCCCGTGTGCGCCGCTACCATGGTCGGTGCATCGTCCCCCTTCGGCACCCGGATCAACCTGGGCATCAGGGTTTTCTTCGACAATTCACTGCTGAGCACAAGGCACTCGCCGTGTAGCGAGTCGTAGCGGACTCCCTCTCCCAGCCGGTTTACCGTCCTGGAGCCGTTGGGGAACGCGGAGATCGCTCCCGCCTCGAACAGTTCGGCCAAATTCATTTCGAGACCTTCACACAGGCGGACAAGGACGTCGAAATTCGGCGAGGTCTGGTTCTTTTCGATCTTCGAGAGGGTGGAAACCGCTACACCGGTCTTCGCGCTCACGGTCGCAAGTGTCCAACCGTTTTCTCGCCGGAGGCGGTGCAAGGCCTGACCAATATCGTGGGAGCGTCGTGTTCCGGGCATCGTTCCTGCAGTCGGTTTCAAGGTTGGTAAGTGAAACCGCAGCGCTCTATATCTTTATAAGAACATATAACGTTGGTCGAATCAAGTCTCCTTCTTCGCAAACGCCACTTGGCCGTCAACACCGTGTCGTGGAGGGGAGGACTCGTATTGGTGCATAATCGATATCAGTCACATTCAACCCGGTCATGCCGTTTCATAAAAGAAAGGAAATGACAACGGGCCGGTGCCGTGATCCGGAGGAGAAACCAGGGCCGCTCGGGACCCGCGGGGCGCTGGCACCGTGAACCTCCTCGCGCTAGACTTTCCGGATTCAAGGACGGCCGGCGCCCTGTCGCGCCCCGGCGACGGTGAGGTGAGGGAGACGGCAGTCGGCGTCGGCGGACATCGGAGGGAACATGCAACTCTACGGCTACTTCAGGAGCTCGGCGTCATACCGGGTGCGCATCGCCCTGGCGCTCAAGGGCCTGGACTACGACCTTCAACCCGTCCATCTGCGCCGGGGGGAACAGCAGGCGCCGGACTACGTGGCGCGAAATCCCCAGGGTCTGGTCCCGGCGCTGGTGCACGATGAAGCGGTGCTCACGCAGTCCCTCGCCATCATGGAGTATCTGGACGAGCGGTTCCCGGAGCCCGCGTTGCTTCCCGGGACGCCCGCGGACCGGGCTTGGGTGCGGGCGCTGGCGCAGGTGGTGGCCTGCGACATCCATCCGATCAACAACCTGCGCGTGCTGCAGTATCTGGAGAAACACCTGAGCCTGGGCGCGGACGCCCAGGCGGCGTGGGCGCGCCGGTGGATCGAGGACGGTTTCGCGGCCATGGAGGCGATGTTGAAGAAGAGCGATTCGCGTATGGGGGAGCACTGCTTCGGAGACGCCCCGACACTGGCCGACGTCTGCCTGGTGCCGCAGATCTTCAACTCGCAACGCTTCGCCGTGGACATGGGGCAATATTCCACCCTGGCGCGGATTCACGAGAACTGCATGCGCCTTCCCGCGTTCAAGGACCAGGCTCCCGAACGGCAACCCGACGCCGAATGACTCTCGCGCTGTCACCGGCGCGTCTGTTGGCGGCTGCCGCCTGCGTAGCGGGCCTGGCGCTGGCGCTAGCGCCGACGCCCGCCGGACTGCCCGCGGAGGTCCTTCCCACGGCCGGAGTCATGGTGGTGTGCGTGGGCCTCTGGGCCACGGCCGTCATCCCCGAATACCTCACCGCGGTCATCTTCTGCTTCCTGGCGGTGACCGTCGCCGGCGCGCCGCGGGACGCGGTCTTCGCCGGTTTCTCCTCCACCGCGGGATGGCTGGTGTTCGGCGGCCTGATCATCGCCGCGGCGGTGCAGACCACCGGCCTCGGGGCGCACATCGCCACCGCCGCGGTGACATACTTCGGCCGGTCCTATCGCGCGTTCCTGTGCCGCATCGTCCTCACCGCCGGACTCCTGGGCTTCATCATGCCCTCGAACATGAGCCGCGTACTGGTCATGCTGCCGATCTTTCTCAGCATCGGCGAGCGCCTCGGGTTCGAGCGCGGCAGCACCGGGCGCACCGGCGTGACCCTGGCGGTGGCCGCGGGCAGCATCTTCCCGAGCTTCGGCATCCTCACCGCCGCCGTACCCAACGTCGTCTTGCTGGGGGCGGCCGAAAGCATTTACGGGATACACATCACCTACGGCGAGTATTTCCTGATGCACTTTCCGGTCATCAGCATCGTCAACCTCGTGGCCCTGCCCTTCCTCATCGCCGCGCTGTTCCCGGCCGAGGTGCGCGTGTTGGAGACGCCGGACGCGCGCACCCCCTGGACGGGCCCCGAGCGCAAGCTGCTGCTGATCCTGACGGTGGCCCTGGCCCTGTGGGTCACCGACCACTGGCACCGGGTGTCACCGGCGTGGATCGCCCTGGGAGCCGGCATCCTGTGTCTCTTGCCGCGGCTCGGATGCATGCCGCCCGAGTCCCTCTCCGGCAAGGTCAACCTCGGACCCTGGCTCTTCATCTGCGGCATCGTCGGCCTGGGGTCGGTGGCGGTGCACAGTGGATTGGGGGATCTGCTGGCGGGCTGGCTGCTGGACAAGCTCCCCATGGAGCCGGGCCGCGATTTCTTCAACTTCGCCGCCATGAGTGCCGTGGGAATGCTCATCAGCATCGCCGCCACGGCTCCGGCCGAACCGGTGGTCGCGGCCGCCCTGGCCAAGGACATCAGCGCCGTCACCGGCTGGCCGGTGGCCACGGTACTTCTGACCCAGACCGTCAACTGGTCCATGGTGCCCTTTCCCTACGAGCTGCCGCCCATGGTGGTGGCGGCGCGCATCAGCGGCATGCCGGTAGTTCGGGCCACACGGCTCTTGCTGTGCTTGACACTGCTGGCCTGGACCGTGACGCTGCCGCTCCAGTTCGTCTGGCTGCGGCATCTGGGATATTTCGCGGGGTGACCGTCGTGGGATGGGAGACCGGACTCTACGTTTTCACCGTGGTGCTGTTGGCCGCGAGCCTCCAGGGCATCACCGGGGCCGGCATGATGATCCTCTCGGTGCCCCCGCTGCTGGTGGCGTTGCCGGCCATAGTGGTGGTTCCGAGCATGGTCCTGGTGTACCTGCCCCTGGGCCTGGCCCAACTCATCCAGCTCCGCCGGGACGTCGATTGGCGGCGCCTCGCGATCCTCTTCGTCAGCTCCGCCCTGATGGTCCCTTTTGGCGCGATGGTCCTGAAGGAAGTCGACACGTTGACGTTGCAACGCGGGATCGGTGCGCTGATGATCGTCCTGGTGCTGCTGCTTCAGATCAAGCCCGGGCCGCCGTTCGCGCGGGAGGCGCCCGCGTGCGCGGCCGTGGGCCTCCTGGCCGGCTTCCTCGCGGCCAGCACCACCGTGGCCGGACCGCCGCTGGTGCTGCTGGGGCTGAAGCAACGTTGGGAACCGGCGGTGTTTCGCGCCACCGCCATCGCCTATTTCTTCACCATCTCCGCGTTCTCGCTGCCGTTCTACTGGGAGATGGACCTGCTCACGCCTGTCACGCGGCAGTTCTCCCTCTACGGCCTGCCCGCCGTAGCCGTGGGATACTTCACCGCAACCTGGCTCCGCGCACGGGTGTCGGTGACGGCATTCCGCCGGCTCGCCACCGCGGTGGTTGTCACTGGCGGCTTGTCGGCCATTCTCTTCTAGTGTCCCAGTGTCGTGTCTGGTTCGGAAACGGAGTTGACAACCCTCCACCGCGTTGATAGAAGCGCGAGAATCACGAGGCAGGACGCCAACATTGTAAAGGATCAACCGAATCGGAAGGGAGACGCATATGCGAAAACACTGGAGAACCACGTTTCTGGCGCTGTTCGTCGCAACGCTTGCCCTGAGCCTCGCCGCCAACTCGGCGTGGGCGCAGAAGACCCGGGTCACCATTGGGGCCACCGAGACCATGGAGACCTTCAACCCGTACGGCGACAGCGTGGCGTTGCTCTACGGCATCTACACCGAGCTGGCCGGCCCCCTGTGCAAGTACAACTGGAACGACGGCAAATGGGAGCCGCGGCTGGCCAAGAGCTGGAAGGTTGTGGATCCCAACACCTGGGTGTTCGAGTTGGACCAGCGCTACACGTTCAACGACGGCAGCCCGGTGACGGCCCACGACATCGTGCACTCCATCTGGCGCATCTTCAACGATCCCCAG includes:
- a CDS encoding SLC13 family permease; this encodes MTLALSPARLLAAAACVAGLALALAPTPAGLPAEVLPTAGVMVVCVGLWATAVIPEYLTAVIFCFLAVTVAGAPRDAVFAGFSSTAGWLVFGGLIIAAAVQTTGLGAHIATAAVTYFGRSYRAFLCRIVLTAGLLGFIMPSNMSRVLVMLPIFLSIGERLGFERGSTGRTGVTLAVAAGSIFPSFGILTAAVPNVVLLGAAESIYGIHITYGEYFLMHFPVISIVNLVALPFLIAALFPAEVRVLETPDARTPWTGPERKLLLILTVALALWVTDHWHRVSPAWIALGAGILCLLPRLGCMPPESLSGKVNLGPWLFICGIVGLGSVAVHSGLGDLLAGWLLDKLPMEPGRDFFNFAAMSAVGMLISIAATAPAEPVVAAALAKDISAVTGWPVATVLLTQTVNWSMVPFPYELPPMVVAARISGMPVVRATRLLLCLTLLAWTVTLPLQFVWLRHLGYFAG
- a CDS encoding sulfite exporter TauE/SafE family protein; the protein is MTVVGWETGLYVFTVVLLAASLQGITGAGMMILSVPPLLVALPAIVVVPSMVLVYLPLGLAQLIQLRRDVDWRRLAILFVSSALMVPFGAMVLKEVDTLTLQRGIGALMIVLVLLLQIKPGPPFAREAPACAAVGLLAGFLAASTTVAGPPLVLLGLKQRWEPAVFRATAIAYFFTISAFSLPFYWEMDLLTPVTRQFSLYGLPAVAVGYFTATWLRARVSVTAFRRLATAVVVTGGLSAILF